The region GCCCGAGCGCGAGACGCCCGGGATCAGCGCGAGCGACTGGGCGAAGCCGTAGATCACGGCGTGCGGAAGGCTCAGCTCGCTGATGGGCTTGGCGTACCGCACGGCCCGCGAACGGTCCGCGACACCGAGGACCAGGCCGAAGAGGATCAGGACGGTCCCGGTGATCCGCAGGTCGCGCAGGCTGGTCTCGATGGGGTGCTGGAACGCGGCCCCCAGCACGGCGATGGGGACGGTGCCGACGATGACGAACCAGCCCATCCGCGCGTCGGGGTCCTTCCGCCGCTCCGGTACGAACAGCGACGCCGTCCAGGCGCTGACGATCGAGGCGATGTCCCGCCGGAAGTAGATCAGCACGGCCGTCTCCGTGCCCAGCTGGGTGACCGCCGTGAACGCCGATCCCGGATCGCTCCACCCGGCCAGCGCGGAAACCACCCGCAAGTGGGCGCTGGAGGAGATCGGCAAGAACTCGGTGAGCCCCTGCACCAAGCCCAGCAGAGCGGCTTCGAACCAGGACATCACGGGCGCGCTCCACAGGCGGTCGACTCTCCCCGGCCGAGCTGTGGCCGAACGTGATCAAGGCTAACGCACCCGCGACCACCGGCTCTCCGCCCCCGGCCGCCGCGGCCCCCGCCCCCCGCGCACGGGGAGGAGGGCCGCCGCCTGCCCGGCAGATCCGCCTGCCTAGTAGATCTCGTCGCCGGGAGCGCCACAGCCGGCGTCGGGCTCCGGCCGCAGCGAGCTCACCGACCGGTCGAGCGGGGCGAGCAGGTTCTCCCCCTGGTCGGTGGTCACGAGCTTCCACTCGCCCCTGTAGTTCTCGTCCCGGTACAGGCACCAGTCGTCGCTGGTCCGGTTGAAGACGCTGCGGGCCTTGTCCTGGAAGATGCCGGCGAGGTCGGGGACGGCACTGCCGGTGGAGTACGGCTCACCCGCGCCCCCGTGGGACGAGTACAGACAGATCTGCTCGTCGCTGCACTCGTAGGCCCCCGCGGCGGCCGCCGGGTGGACCAGCACGGCGGCCAGCGCCGCACCCGCGGTCGCGATCGCCGCGACGGACCTGCCGAATGTACTGACACGCATAATGCTACTCCTTGTGATCGACTGGTGGCTAAGAGTAGCGAAAACACACACAACGGTGTGCCCGCGGGGCTCGCGATTCGCGGCATGTCGCCGGAGCGTTCGAGAAAGGCACGGTCACGTCAGGGGCGGCCGGCTGACCGGCCCGCTGAAAGGCTTTACGGCGCCAAGCCGGGCGTCGTCCCCTGACGGGTCGCCCCCGGTGCCGGGACGGGCTGTCGTCCCGGCACCGGGGCGCCGTCCTACGCCTCGTCCCGCAGCCGGGCGGCCAGGGAGGTCAGCGGCTCGGTCTCCCCGGTGTGGCCCAGCGCGGTCAGGCGGGACGCCGCCGCGTCGAGGCGGGAGAGTGCGGGGGCCGGGCGCTTGAGGTAGATGCCCTCCACCGCACCCGAGAGGCGGACGCACTCGGCCCACTCGCTCGCGTGGTCCTGGTCGGGTCCCGGCTCGCCGAGCAGGGCGAGGGCCTTGTCCAGGGCGGCGAGCGCGGCCTCGTACTCACCGGCGTAGGCGTTGACCCGCCCGTGTTCGTAGGCCAGGGCGGTGTCCAGGGAGCGCCCGCGGGCCTCGTATCCGGCGGCGCGGGCCTCGTCGGCGATCCGGCCGGCGTCGGTGAGGCAGCCGAGGGCGTCGGCCAGCCCTTCGGGGCCCTGCTGCTCGGCCTGGAGGCGGGCGATCTCGCGCAGGCAGCCGCTGAGCAGTTCGTACCGCGGGGCCCGGGCGTGGGCGTCGAGTGCCTGGTCAGCGGCCTCGCGGGCCGGGCCGAACTCGCCGCACTCGCCGAGGATGACGGCCGTCTCCGCCGCGATCATGGCGTGGCTGCCCGGGTCGTCCTCCCAGCCGGCCGACTCGGCCGCGAGGGCGATGAATTCCGCCGCGGCGGCCTTGAGGTCCTCCCCCGCGTGCAGCGCGCGGGCGCGGGTCAGGCGCAGCTGAGCGGCGAGCCGGTCGTCCAACTCCCCCGCGGCGACGTCCGGTTCGGCCAGCAGCGAGTCGAGCAGCGCGATGCAGTCCTCGACGCGGCCCAGGTCGAGCGAGAGCCGGGCGGCGTTGCTGTACGTGCAGAACGCGTCCGTCCGGCTGCCGACGCGCAGGTCCAGCTCCGCCGAGCGCGTCAGGTGCCGCAGCGCATCCTCGGCCCGTCCCAGGCGCAGGCAGGCCTCGGCCAGATCGCTGTGGAGGCGGGCCGTGTCGACCGCGTCGGCGGGCCAGTCGGCGGCCAGCCGCAGCCCCTCGGCCAGGTCCGCGTGCGCCGACTGCGCTTCCTGGAGGCCGAGCCGGATCCTGCCCCGCAGTCCGAGCACCCGCGGCAGGTGCCAGGCGGGGCCGTGCGCCGTGACCTGGTCGAGGAGGCCGTCGGCCTCCGTGACCGCGGCGGGCAGGTCGCCGGAGACTGCGCAGGTGCTGACCCGCAGCATCAGGGCGCCGGAGACCTGCGCGACGATGCCGTGCCGGGTGGCGAACGCGTGCAGCAGGTCCGCCTCGGCGAGGACCGGCGCGATGTGCTCCTGGCTCCCCGACTTCTGCAGGCGCAGGCCGAGGGTGGATGCCCGCAGCCGCAGCAGGCGGGCCTCCTGGTACGGGGCCAGGTCCGGCGTCCGCTCGTGCAGGCGGGTCAAGGACACGTGCGCGCCGGTCAGCGCGGCGGCCTCCGCCTCGGCTCCGCCGTCGCCCTCCGCGGGGATCGCGGCGGCGGCGAGCAGGACGCAGGCGCGGGCGAGCGCCGCGTGAGCCGGCACTCCGGCGTCGTCGTACAGTGCCGCGGCCTCCTCGTGGAGAGCGGCGGCGACGGCGAACTCGTCCTTCTCGCCCGCCCGGTTGCCCTCGTCGGTCAGCAGGTCCGCACGCAGCCGTGCGAGCGGGCCGACCGCCGGGTCGTCGGGGTGGACGTAGTCGCGGGCGGCGACGAGCGTACGCAGCCGCGCCCAGCAGGCCCGCGCGTCCGGGTGCCCCTGCTCCTCCAACGCCCGCGCCCGGACGATGAGGTCTGGCAGCGGCTCCGGGGTGCCGGCCGCGGCGGCGGGCACGGCGAGCGGGGCGGCCGGGGTCACGTCGTCGAGGCCGCGGGTGCGCAGGGTCAGTTCCAGCGCGTCCAGCAGCGGGGCGCGGTCGAGGCGGGCCCTGCGGCGGTCGGTGTGGACCGTGGTTCCGTTGCGGGCGTCGAAGCGGGCGGCGAGGTCGTCGGCCCGGCCCCCCACCTCGGCGCGCAGGCCGGCCACCGTCCAGGTGCGGCCCGCGAATCCGGCGGCGGGCAGTCCGCCGCGGCCGAGGAGTTCGACCCGCTGGAGCAGGACCTCCACACCGGTGAGGAAGCCGAGCAGGTCGAGCGGCGAGTCCACCTCGTCCAGCAGGCTGCGGTTCTCGGCGAGGAGTTCCAGGCCGCGGGCCTCGTTGCCGGTCAGCGCGCAGAATTCCAGGTGCCGGCCGACCTCCGCCGCCATCGAGGGATTGCGGCGGCAGCCGCGGTAGCCGGCGAGGTGCAGTTCGCGGGCCCGGTCGGTGCGGCCGGTGCGCAGCAGGGGCAGCAGCGCGTACGAGACGGAGCGGGCCGGCTCCTCCCGGCAGGACTCCTTTCCGGCCAGGACGGGCTCCCAGGCGCTCAGCGCCCGCTCGTCGTCGCCCGCCGCGAGGTGGTGGAGGGCCAGCTCGCAGATCTCGCAGGCCTCGCAGTCGCTGAGCGGGGTGCGGGTGCGGCCCGCCCACAACTCGTAGGCCAGGGCGGTGTCCTCGCCGACGTGGGCGGCGAGCTGGTAGGCCTGACCGTAGTACGGCTGGAGGCCCAGACCGGCCTTCTCGTAACGGACGCGCATCTCCGTCAGCCACTGGCGCAGGCTGGCGAGCGGTATCTCCGGCAGCGCGCGCAGGGCGTTGGCGACCCACTTGAAGCGCCAGAACAGCTGGCGCCGCCGGTGCTCGTCGAAGAGGTCGGGCTGCTCGTCGAACAGGGTGAGCAGGCGGGCGAAGACGACGGGCGACTTCCGGGGCTCCGAGCCGTAGGTGTACGCCTCGTGGAGTCCGAGGAGCGCGCGGAGGAGCGGTAGGGGCTCCGCGAACTGCTCGGCGGCGTCCACGAGTTCCTCGGCGGTGACGGTACGGGCGCGGCCGTAGGGGCGGCGGCCGTTCTCCTGGAGCGCCTGGTCCAGCTCGTCGGTCGTCTGGGGTGCGGTCGGCATCGTCAGCTGTCCTTGCGGAGGGCGTGGGCGAGAAGGTCGAGGAAGGAGCGGTTGATGAGGCTCGATTCGGCGGGCCGCAGCGGGCGCCGGGACAGCAGCACGGCCTGCCCGTACAGGGCTTCGGCGCTGGTGCGGGCCAGTTCGGGCTCCTCGATGGCGACGGCGGTGCGGACCAGCGGATTGAGCTGGTTGAGGATCAGCTGGGCCTTCGGGGCCTCCTGGCGCAGGGCGCCGAGGATGTCGCCCCACAGGCCGCCCTCCTGCTCCCGGGCGAGCTGGGAGCGGGTGCGCTCGTGCCGGGCCTCGCGGCTGTCGACCAGGAGGGCCGGGGCGGAGGCGGGCTGGAAGGTGCGCAGCGCGACGTCGCAGTCGAAGACGGCGAGGGCGTCGCGGGCCAGCGCGAGGTAGGCCACGGCGGCCAGTTCCGTCTCACGGTCGACGGGGTCGAGGTGGGCGGTGAGGGTCGCCGGGTCCAGGTCGGCGACGCTGGCCTCGGGCCTGATCTCGGGCAGCCGGTGGACCAGCTCGCGGTCGTAGGTGTAGCCGCCGTTGACGACGCCGAGCCCGGCGGCCGAGGCGATCGCCGCGACCTGCCGGAATTCCTCCACGCTCGACGTCACGAGCACGGTGCGGTGGGTCCGCGCGAACTCGTCCAGGGTGGTGTGCCCGTCGGTGGTCTCGAACGGCAGCCAGGGCAGCAGCATCCGCAGGATCTCGTCGTCGTGCACCGCGAGCGACTTCACGGCCAGGTGGTGGGCCTGGAGGAAGCGGGCGAGCAGGTCCGGGTCGCTGGCGGCGGCCCGGGCGATCCACGCCCGCAGCCGCTCGGCGAGGGCGTCGCGTACGGCGGCGAGCGTGTCGTCCTCGTACAGCGACTCGCGGGACGCCGTCGGGCGCAGGCTCTCGGCGTCCACCACGCAGCGGACGAAGAACGCCCATTCGGGCAGGATCTCCTCGGCGTGCTCCGACAGCAGCATGCCCTTGACGTGTACGCGGTGGCCGTGGCGGCGCCCGGCCGGCACCGCCTCGGGCAGCACGCACGCGATGCCCTTGAGGCCCACCGCGGGCAGGTCCAGCTCGATGGTGTCCAGCGGCGTGAACCCGAAGACCTCCGCGCCGTACGCCGCGAGCGCCCGGGAGCGGGCGCCGGGGGTGGGGTACGTACGCGCCCAGGGTGCGGGCTCGGGGTTGACGGACGCGCCGGGGCCGGCCGGGCCGCCGGCGCCGCCTGTACCGCCTGTACCGTCGCTGAAGGTCACCGGGTGCCGCAGCAGGGAGCCGAAGTGCCGGGCCAGCGTGTGCACATGGGCCGGCCGGGTCCACTCGCCCGCGTCGGCGCGCGGCGTCAGCGTGACGGTGGTGCCGGGCCGGGGGCGGGCGGAGGCGGGCAGGAGCTGGACGGTGTAGCTGCCGTCGCCGCGTCCCCGCCACTCCACGGTGCCCGCGCCGGGGGTGCGGGCGGAGCGGCTCAGGACGTGGATCTCGTCGGCGACCAGGAAGCAGGAGAGCAGACCGATCCCGAACTGGCCGATGAAATCGCCGCGTTGCTCGGCGATCCGTTCGGCGCGCTTGCTGCTGCGGCCGATCGTGGCAAGGAAGGTGTGCACGTCGGCCTCGGTGAGACCGACGCCGTCGTCCTCGACGCGTACGACGGAACCGTCGGCGTACAGGCGGATGCCGAAGCCGTCGGCGGGGGCGTCCGGTTCGAGGCCGTGCCGGGCGGTGAGCGCGTCCACCGCGTTCTGCAGGAGTTCGCGCAGGTAGACGCGGGGGCTGGAGTAGAGGTGGTGGGAGAGGAGGTCGACGAGGCCGCGCAGATCCACCTGGAAGGTGCGGTCGGCGCCGGCCGGGGTCGCGGCGGTGTCGGGCGAAGAAGTCATCGGGCAGTCCGAGGTGGGAGGGGCGAGGGGTGGCGGGAGTGCGGCGGGCGCTCAGACGCGGCGGTGCTGGCGGGCGAACTGCTTCTCGGGGTCGGCGAAATAGGTCCACGGCCTGGTGGTGTAGGCGCCGTCGAGCGCCCGGAAGACCCGCCGGATCCTGTGGTCCTCACCGGCCAGCGACAGGGCCATGGCGAACATGTTGAAGTCGTGCTGCCAGCCCGGGCGCCGCACGTAGTCCGCGTGGAGGATGCTGTGGTCGGCCGCCTTCCGCAGCTCGTCCTGGATCGCGGGGGTTTCGAGGCAGTCCGCGCGGTCCGACTCGACCCAGTCCTCGATGCGCGCCATGGCGATGACGCAGCCGAGCCGGTGCCCCTGCGGGGCGCGGGCGAGCGCGTCACGCGCGAACGCCGTCGCCTGGCCCGGCTCGCCGCCCCAGCGGGGCTGCAACTGCGACACCCATTCGATGTGGGTCTCCAGGTCCAGCGGGTCGCGGCGCAGGGCGGCGCCGAGCCGGGTCTCGTTGACGGCGCGGCCCAGCGACATGCCGCGCCCGGAGGTGAGGAGTCGGCGCCACGGCGCGACCCACTCCGGCCTCAGCTCGGCAGCTTCCAGCAGCTGCTCCTCGGCGATGCCGAGCCGCTCGTGGAAGAGCCGCCACTGCGCCTGCGTCACGTTCACGGCACTCGCCCTGGTGCGGGCCTCCCAGCCCCAGTTGACGTGGCGCGCCCCCGAGATCAGCAGGGCCGTCGCCCGGTGCTCCTTGTCCTCCTCGACCGCCCGGCCGATCCAGTCCTGCACTCCGGCCACGTCGGCCAGCTCACCGAGAACCTGGTGGTCGCGACCGAGGTCGAAGGGCGCCAGCGCCGCCTTGACCGCCGCCCAGTCCCCCGCTTCGGCCGCCTCGACCAGCGCGAGCACCCGCTCGTCCCCGAGCGCGCGCAGCGTGTACATCCCGTTCTTCTGCCTGCGCGTGACCGGGAGCGCATGCGGCTCCGCCGCGGGTCTCTCCCCACCCCTCCCGAACAGCTTCCCGAACATGCCGCACCCTCCCCTGGTCCCGCGTGATCATCCCCAGCGCAGCATAAGCGCCCCCACCGACATCCCTCCCACAGGGTTTTCGCACCCCCTCCACGCCCCCGGCCGGCCCCCGCCTGTGTGAC is a window of Streptomyces sp. NBC_01477 DNA encoding:
- a CDS encoding peptidase inhibitor family I36 protein, giving the protein MRVSTFGRSVAAIATAGAALAAVLVHPAAAAGAYECSDEQICLYSSHGGAGEPYSTGSAVPDLAGIFQDKARSVFNRTSDDWCLYRDENYRGEWKLVTTDQGENLLAPLDRSVSSLRPEPDAGCGAPGDEIY
- a CDS encoding HSP90 family protein, with the protein product MTSSPDTAATPAGADRTFQVDLRGLVDLLSHHLYSSPRVYLRELLQNAVDALTARHGLEPDAPADGFGIRLYADGSVVRVEDDGVGLTEADVHTFLATIGRSSKRAERIAEQRGDFIGQFGIGLLSCFLVADEIHVLSRSARTPGAGTVEWRGRGDGSYTVQLLPASARPRPGTTVTLTPRADAGEWTRPAHVHTLARHFGSLLRHPVTFSDGTGGTGGAGGPAGPGASVNPEPAPWARTYPTPGARSRALAAYGAEVFGFTPLDTIELDLPAVGLKGIACVLPEAVPAGRRHGHRVHVKGMLLSEHAEEILPEWAFFVRCVVDAESLRPTASRESLYEDDTLAAVRDALAERLRAWIARAAASDPDLLARFLQAHHLAVKSLAVHDDEILRMLLPWLPFETTDGHTTLDEFARTHRTVLVTSSVEEFRQVAAIASAAGLGVVNGGYTYDRELVHRLPEIRPEASVADLDPATLTAHLDPVDRETELAAVAYLALARDALAVFDCDVALRTFQPASAPALLVDSREARHERTRSQLAREQEGGLWGDILGALRQEAPKAQLILNQLNPLVRTAVAIEEPELARTSAEALYGQAVLLSRRPLRPAESSLINRSFLDLLAHALRKDS
- a CDS encoding undecaprenyl-diphosphate phosphatase, encoding MSWFEAALLGLVQGLTEFLPISSSAHLRVVSALAGWSDPGSAFTAVTQLGTETAVLIYFRRDIASIVSAWTASLFVPERRKDPDARMGWFVIVGTVPIAVLGAAFQHPIETSLRDLRITGTVLILFGLVLGVADRSRAVRYAKPISELSLPHAVIYGFAQSLALIPGVSRSGGTVSAGLFLGYSREAAARYSFLLAVPAVLASGGLELAKIGEGPSPAWGPTLLATVIAFAVGYAAIAWFLKYISHNSFTPFVVYRVLVGAAIIALVAAGALDPSAGPAG